TCAGCGACCTTCAGCAGCAGGCCGGCGCGCTCGCCCGGCGTGGTCTGCCCCCACGATTCGAACGCGGCGGCCGCGGCGGCGTAAGCCGCGTCGACATCTTCCTGCCCGGAGATCGGGGCCTGGAGGTAGGCCTCGCCCGTGCAGGGGTCGATGATGTCGGAGAATCGGCCGCTCTTGGCGTCCACGAACTCACCGTTGATGAAGTTCTGCAGACGGGTGGTCAACGTTGACCTCCTGGTGAGGTGGCTGAGTTGTCGCGACTCTGACAGAGGGCCAGCATGACGACAAGGGATTTCGTTGTGAATATATCAAATTGCTACGAATTCGCTTGACTGAGACCCTAGAACTGACAACATGTCGCATCAGGACCGCACCAGCAATGTGCGGCGAGGAGGGATTGCCCCCAAATGACGACCCCGCCCAAGGTACGCAGGGACTCAGACGTCCGGCCTACCCAGGTCGTGCTCGACGACCTCTCCAAGCGGATCATCGAGGAGCTCCAGGAGGACGGCCGCAAGCCGTACGCGGCGATCGGCAAGGCAGTCGGCCTGTCGGAGGCCGCGGTGCGCCAGCGCGTGCAGCGGCTGCAGACCGACGGGGTCATGCAGATCGTCGCCGTCACCGATCCGCTGACGCTCGGCTTCCCCCGCCAGGCGATGATCGGCATCAACTGCGAGGGAGACCTGGACAGGATCGCGGACGAGCTGGCGTCGATCGAGGAGATCGACTACGTGGTGCTGACGGCAGGTTCCTTCGACGTGATCGTCGAGGTGGTCTGCGAGGGCGACCGCCACCTGCTGGAGATCCTCGGCAAGATCCGCGCCATCCCGGCGGTCCGCGCGACCGAGTCCTTCGTCTACCTGAAACTCCGCAAGCAGACGTACTCCTGGGGAACCCGCTAGGCCTGGAGCCCGAACGCCGAAGGGGTGTTGCCATGAGGCGCGCCTGTGCTGGTACTCAGTGCCCGCAGCCATGAGCACGCTGATGGGGGCCACGGCTTCCTGGAGGGCTTGACCCCGCGCTCCTGCCTGCGCTCGCGCACTAGATCCATGACTGCTTGGGTGGTCGTAGCGAAATACTGGATCGCATGAGAGTCGAGTTCGAGGTCGACGGCAGCACGCTCGTCGGCGACCTGAGGATCCCCGGCGGCGAGGGGCCGCGTCCCGCGCTGGTGTTCACCGGGCCCTTCACCGGGGTCCGCGACCAGGTGACCGGGCTGTACGCCGAGCGGCTGACCGGCAAGGGCTACGTCACGCTGGCCTTCGATCATCGCAACTGGGGCGAGTCGGGCGGCCGGCCCCGCTCGCACGAGGATCCACAGGGCAAGCTGAACGATCTCCGGGCCGCCGTCTCCCTGCTTCGCGGCCGGCCCGAGGTGGATCCCGAGCGGATCGGCGCGGTCGGCATCTGCCTGGGCGGCGGCTACGCGCTCAAGTTCGCCGCATTCGACCCCAGGGTGAAGGCGTTCGCGGGCATCGCGGGGGCCTACAACCACCCGTACGGCAGGCACTACGAGTCCGTCCTCGCCGACCTCACCCAGGTGCTGGAGCGACAGGACCGGGGAGGTCCGGTCGAGTACCTGCCCGCCGTGGCCGAGGAGGGCGAGGCCGCGATGCCCGGCGACGAGCCCTACGCCTACTACGGGGCCACCGCCTCGCCGTCCTGGAAGAACCAGGTGACCAGGGCAAGCATCCGCGAGCTGGTCACCATGGACAACATGATGGGCGCCGACTTCCTGTCGCCCACGCCCGGCCTGATCGTGCACGGGGTGATCGACAGGTTCTGCTCGCCGGAGGGGGCCGAAGAGGCCTACAAGCGGATGGGCCGGCCCAAGAAGCTCGTCTGGCTGGACGCCAGGAGGCACATCGACCTCTACGACGCCGAGCCGTACGTCACGCAGGCCGTGGAGGCGACCGCCGAGTTCATGGACGAGCACGTGTAACCGTCGATCTTCAGGGAAAAGACCGGACCTACCCCCGTATTGAGCACGGGGGTGGGATGTGCGGTGCGCGGCCTTGGCGGCTCTCACAGTCATGGTCGCGAGCTGCGGCCTGGCCCAGGAGCCCACGCCCAAGCTGGCGCGGGTCCGGCTGGTCCTGCCGGGGATCTGCACGGAGACCTACACCGACAAGGCCGCCGCCGCCAGGGCCCGCGCCGCGCTCAAGGCCGAAGCCCGGCGCTTCCTCGCCAGACAGCCGGGCAGGGTCGTCTACCTGGCCCGTGACCTGCGCACCGGCGCCACCGTGGGACACGGCGAGCACCAGCACGACATGATCACGGCGAGCGGCTCCAAGGTCGACATCCTCACCGCTCTGCTGGGTCGCCGCCACCGCCTGTCCGAAGCGGAGAACGACCTGGCCACGCGCATGATCAGGGAGAGCGACAACCGCGCGGCGGACGCGCTGTGGTGGCGGGTGGGCGGCGGCGCCGGCATGAGCCGCCTCTACCACCGCCTCGGCCTGCGGGAGACGACGCCGGGGGCCGGCAAGTACTGGGGCGGCACCAGCACCAGCCCCGCCGACCGGGTCAAGCTGATGGACCTGCTGGTTCGTGGTGGAGCGGGCCTGCGCGACGACGACAGGGCGCGGGTGCTGGCGCTGATGGAGCGGGTCCAGCCCGACCAGAGGTGGGGGATCAGCGCGGCGGCCAGGCCCGGTGACAGGGTGGCGCTCAAGAACGGCTGGACGCCGCGGCCCTTCGTCAGGAACACCTGGGCGGTGACCAGCTACGGGCGGATCCACGGGCCAGGGCGAGATCTGCTGCTGGCCGTACAGACCGATCAGCAGCCCAGCCACGGCACCGGGATCAGGGCCATCGAGGGCCTGGCCAGGCTGGTCGGTTCGCGGATCGGCGCGCTGGACCCGACGCGGACGCGCCGCTGCGTCAAGGAGCGCGAACTGCTGCGCGGCCCTAGACGGTCCTGACGAACGCGCCCGCCTCCGCGATCGCGGCCATGCCCTCCCTGGCCAGGTCGGCGAAGACCTGCACCCCAGCCCGGCGACCCTGGCGGTCCTGGTGCCGCGCGGCGGGCGCAGGACCACGGCCAGGAGGTCGATGACTGAGGCGAACCTCACAAGGCTGAGCGGAGTCCAGGCCAGCAGCGGGTAGACGAGCAGCCGGGCCAGCCACGGCATCAGGCGCGAGCCCAGACTGCCGCCTGGACGTTCTTCCATCGCCATGCATCGATTAAAATAGATTTTTGGTTCTATTGGCAGACCGCACGGCGGCCGCAGCGCGGTATCTACCCCGGTCGACAGAAGCCCATCATGATGCCCATCACGATGGTGCTCCCGGGGGTTCCCGCTTGAAGTCCTACCTGAACGTCCTCGCCACGCCCGGCGCGTGGCGCTTCCTGGCGCCCGCGCTCGTGGCCCGCCTGCCGTACGCGATGCTGCAGATGGGCATCCTGCTGCTGGTGCAGTGGTCCACCGGCTCGTACGGCGCGGCAGGCGTGGCCTCGGCCGCCGCCGCCATCTCACAGGCCGTCATCGGCCCGCAGACCGGCCGCCTGGCCGACAGGTACGGCCAGGCGCGCGTGCTGCTGCCGCAGGTCGCGGTGCACGCGCTCGCCCTCGGCGGGCTGCTGGCGCTGGCCGCCGCGCACGCCCCCGTGGCGCTGCTCGTGCTCACCGCCGCGCTGGCGGGAGCATCGCTGCCGCAGGTCGGCGCGATGGTCAGGGCCCGCTGGTCGCACACGCTCGGCGGCTCGGGCAAGCTCGGCACCGCCTTCGCCGTCGAGTCGATCACCGACGAGCTCACCTTCACTCTGGCGCCCGTGCTGCTGGTGACGCTCTCGACGGTCTTCTCGCCCGTCGTGGCCCTGGTGGTCGCGCTCACGCTCATCGTCACGGGCACCGTCGGCTTCGCGGTCACCCGGGTGGGCGCCCCGGAACCGATGCCGGTCAAGGTGCGCTCCAGCAAGGGGGTGCTGCGCCTGCGCGGGGTCGCGCTGCTCGCGCTGGGCTTCCTCGCGATGGGCTCGGTCTTCGGCAGCATGCAGGTCGGCATCACCTCCTACACCGCCCAGCTCGGCGTCCCCGCCGTCGCCGGGCCCATCTACGCCACCTTCTCGGGCGCCAGCGTGGTGGGCGGGCTGCTCTACGGCGCGGTCCGCTGGCGCGTCTCGGCACCGGCCCGTCTCGCCTGGGGCCTCGCCCTGCTCGCCGCGGCCACCAGCGCGCTGATGTTCGCGGGCTCGATCCCCCTCCTGTACGGCGCGGCCGGACTGGCGGGCCTCGTCATCGCGCCCGTCATCATCACCGGGTACACCATCATCGAGCGGCTGACGCCCGCCGAGGTGCGGACGGAGGCCTTCACCTGGCTGACCGGCGGGATCGGGCTCGGGCTGGCCACCGGCGCCTCGATCGCAGGACAGCTCGTCGACCACTTCGGCCCCTCGGTCGCCTTCGTGGTGCCGCCCCTGATGACCGGGCTGGCCGCCGTGCTGATCGTCACCCGCCTGCGCAGCCTGCGCCCGCTTCCCGAACCCGCCGCCGGTCAGCAGGCCGTGGGCCGTCGCTGAAGTCCGCCGGGTGGCTCAGCGGCGAGAACCGGTCAGGCGTGGGCGAGGACGTCCTCGGGGATGACCTTGGGCACGCCGCGCAGCGTTTGGAAGGCGACCCCGGCCAGCACCACCAGCAGCCCCGTGGTGGTGAGCGCGGTCAGCTGGAGCGCCTCGACGAAGGCCAGCTTGGCCGCCTCGATCACCGAGGGCGGGACCCGGTCGGCCACGCTGAGCGCGCCGCCGAGGCTGTCGGCGACCTGCGGCGGCAGCCCCGCGGGCAGCACGAGGTTGTCGCGGTAGGCCCCGGCCAGGATGCTGCCGAGAACCGCGATGCCGAGGGAGCCGCCCAGCTCGAAGGCGGTCTCGGAGAGCGCGGCCGCGGCCCCCGCGCGCTCCTTGGGCACGGCGGCCAGGATGGTGTCGTTGGTCACGGCGAACGTGAAGCCGATGCCGAGCCCGCCGACGATCATGCCGATCAGCAGGTAGCCGAAGGTCGTGGTGGTGTCGGCCTGGGTGTAGACGGCGAAGGAGCAGGCCGACATCAACAGGCCGAGCGCGACGACGGTGTTGCGTCCCCAGCGCATGACCAGCGGGGCGGCCAGCGCGCCGCCGACCGCGCCCGCCAGGCCGCCCGGCAGGGAGGCGAAGCCCGCCTGCAGCGGCGTCCAGCCCAGCACGAGCTGCATGTACTGCGCGAAGATCAGACTGAGCGCGATCATCCCGAAGATGGCGAACAGGTTGGCGCCGACCGCGCCCGAGAACGCGCGGTACCGGAAGAGCCGCAGGTCGACCAGCGGTACGGCCAGCCGCGTCTGCCGCCACCCGAAGGCGACCAGGGACAGGACGGCCAGCAGGGCCGCGACCGCCACGTTGGCCGCGAAGCCGTCGATGACCCAGCTCTTGAGCGTGTAGACGGCCGACACCACACCGACGATCGACAGGACCACGCTCGCGGGGTCGATCCTCGCGGCGTGCGGGTTGCGCGACTCCGGCAGCACCAGGACCCCGCCGACCAGCACCAGTGCCATCACCGGCAGGTTGATCAGGAAGACGGAGCCCCACCAGAACGAGTTCAGCAGCAGGCCGCCCACGATCGGGCCGAGCGCGAAACCCGCCGCGCCCATGCCGCTCCAGATGCCCACCGCCATGGTCCGCTCGGCGGGGTCGGTGAAGACGTTGCGGATGATGGACAGCGTCGAGGGCATGATCGTGGCGCCCGCGACGCCGAGCAGCGCCCTCGACGCGATGAGCAGTTCGGCGCTGGGCGCGTAGGCGGTGACGGCCGAGGCGACGCCGAACGCGACGGCGCCGATCAGCAGCAGCTTCTTCCTGCCGATCCGGTCGCCCAGGTTGCCCATGGTGATCAGCAGGCCGGCCAGCGCGAAGCCGTACATGTCGCCGATCCACAGCTGCTGCGTCACGGTCGGGCTGAGGTCGGCGGTCAGCTTGGGCAGGGCGAGGTGGAGGACGGTCAGGTCGATGGCCAGCAACAGCTGGGCCAGGCAGGCGATGGCGAGACTGCCCCATTTCAGGTTCATGCGGTCAGCGTCGGGGGCGCCGCTGACCGTTCACTCACCAAGCGCTGACAGCCCCTCCTCCGCGCGCGAGTGCAGCGGCAGGTTGACGCCCTCGGTGCTGGTCAGGACCCGGGTGTACCAGTCGCGGGCGGCCTCCGTGTCACCGGACAGGAGCTCGGCGGCGGCCAGGCCCAGCATGATCTGCAGCCGGGTGTCCTCGGCGCTGTACCAGTCGAAGGGGCACTCGGCCAGCGCCTGCTCCATGAGCGCCTTGGCTCGCGTCGCGTCGCCGCGCAGCCGGGCGACCTCGCCGAGGCCCAGATGCGCCCTGGCTAGGGTCTCGCGGGCGCCCGAGCGCGCGGCCAGCTCCACCACGCGCAGGTACTGCCGTTCGGCCCCGGCCAGCTCGCCCAGGCGCAGGACGCTGTCGGCCATGCGGCAGCTGTAGTCGGCGATGTCCTCGGCCGCGCCCAGCTCCTCTGCCAGCGACAGCGCCTGGCCGAGCAGCTCGACCGAGGTGGCGTAGTCACCCTGCTGGTGGGCGAGGTCGGACATGCCCGACAGCGCGAGCGTGCTGCCCCACCGCTCCCCGAGCTCGCGGAAGTAGTCCAGCGACTGCCCGAAGTGGACCCAGGCCTGCTCGTGCCTGCCGAGGTTCTGCTGCATGAAGGCCAGCCCGGCGTGGCTGAGCCCCCGGATCCACGGCGCCAGCCCGTCGAGCGCCTCGGCGGTCATCGTCGCGATCATGTCGTAGTCGTCAGGCGGACCGTGGAACATCGGGAGCATCACGTTGAGGAACTCCCTGCGGAAGGCCTGAGCCCCGTCGTACGGCAGCGGCCCGAGGTCGCCGGGCTGCTGGGCCGTCCACGCGGCCACGAGCACGCACATGGCGTACTCCTCCTCGAGCCCGTCCACGGGCGCCGAGCCGAGCGCGGCCAGCAGCTCCGCGGCCATGGCGGCGCTCT
This window of the Nonomuraea africana genome carries:
- a CDS encoding alpha/beta hydrolase, producing the protein MRVEFEVDGSTLVGDLRIPGGEGPRPALVFTGPFTGVRDQVTGLYAERLTGKGYVTLAFDHRNWGESGGRPRSHEDPQGKLNDLRAAVSLLRGRPEVDPERIGAVGICLGGGYALKFAAFDPRVKAFAGIAGAYNHPYGRHYESVLADLTQVLERQDRGGPVEYLPAVAEEGEAAMPGDEPYAYYGATASPSWKNQVTRASIRELVTMDNMMGADFLSPTPGLIVHGVIDRFCSPEGAEEAYKRMGRPKKLVWLDARRHIDLYDAEPYVTQAVEATAEFMDEHV
- a CDS encoding MFS transporter, which gives rise to MNLKWGSLAIACLAQLLLAIDLTVLHLALPKLTADLSPTVTQQLWIGDMYGFALAGLLITMGNLGDRIGRKKLLLIGAVAFGVASAVTAYAPSAELLIASRALLGVAGATIMPSTLSIIRNVFTDPAERTMAVGIWSGMGAAGFALGPIVGGLLLNSFWWGSVFLINLPVMALVLVGGVLVLPESRNPHAARIDPASVVLSIVGVVSAVYTLKSWVIDGFAANVAVAALLAVLSLVAFGWRQTRLAVPLVDLRLFRYRAFSGAVGANLFAIFGMIALSLIFAQYMQLVLGWTPLQAGFASLPGGLAGAVGGALAAPLVMRWGRNTVVALGLLMSACSFAVYTQADTTTTFGYLLIGMIVGGLGIGFTFAVTNDTILAAVPKERAGAAAALSETAFELGGSLGIAVLGSILAGAYRDNLVLPAGLPPQVADSLGGALSVADRVPPSVIEAAKLAFVEALQLTALTTTGLLVVLAGVAFQTLRGVPKVIPEDVLAHA
- a CDS encoding serine hydrolase, whose product is MAALTVMVASCGLAQEPTPKLARVRLVLPGICTETYTDKAAAARARAALKAEARRFLARQPGRVVYLARDLRTGATVGHGEHQHDMITASGSKVDILTALLGRRHRLSEAENDLATRMIRESDNRAADALWWRVGGGAGMSRLYHRLGLRETTPGAGKYWGGTSTSPADRVKLMDLLVRGGAGLRDDDRARVLALMERVQPDQRWGISAAARPGDRVALKNGWTPRPFVRNTWAVTSYGRIHGPGRDLLLAVQTDQQPSHGTGIRAIEGLARLVGSRIGALDPTRTRRCVKERELLRGPRRS
- a CDS encoding Lrp/AsnC family transcriptional regulator gives rise to the protein MTTPPKVRRDSDVRPTQVVLDDLSKRIIEELQEDGRKPYAAIGKAVGLSEAAVRQRVQRLQTDGVMQIVAVTDPLTLGFPRQAMIGINCEGDLDRIADELASIEEIDYVVLTAGSFDVIVEVVCEGDRHLLEILGKIRAIPAVRATESFVYLKLRKQTYSWGTR
- a CDS encoding MFS transporter, yielding MKSYLNVLATPGAWRFLAPALVARLPYAMLQMGILLLVQWSTGSYGAAGVASAAAAISQAVIGPQTGRLADRYGQARVLLPQVAVHALALGGLLALAAAHAPVALLVLTAALAGASLPQVGAMVRARWSHTLGGSGKLGTAFAVESITDELTFTLAPVLLVTLSTVFSPVVALVVALTLIVTGTVGFAVTRVGAPEPMPVKVRSSKGVLRLRGVALLALGFLAMGSVFGSMQVGITSYTAQLGVPAVAGPIYATFSGASVVGGLLYGAVRWRVSAPARLAWGLALLAAATSALMFAGSIPLLYGAAGLAGLVIAPVIITGYTIIERLTPAEVRTEAFTWLTGGIGLGLATGASIAGQLVDHFGPSVAFVVPPLMTGLAAVLIVTRLRSLRPLPEPAAGQQAVGRR